A region of Sulfurimonas sp. hsl 1-7 DNA encodes the following proteins:
- a CDS encoding ATP-binding protein, with amino-acid sequence MVTPVIGVSELYKQLELLIQTDTPVFIHGSPGIGKSYIVNELAQKNDLGIRDIRLSQLDAVDLRGIPSIQNEQTKWMPPVFLPDDENSEGILFLDELNSAPLSVQAAIYQLVLDRKIGEYVLPKGWRIICAGNKIDDKGIVFKLPSPLINRMVHIVLEAKYDEFKTWGIKNKIHPYIIGFLGFRPDLLSTQIPSATEANPAFATPRAWSMLSNILYAVKDLSTISSIIHGTVGYGAGIEFISFVKVYKTLPNIDAILAGESEDVPIEPSALYALCAALIEKYQMSEHAEHIFTYAKQLPVEFNVMLIKDLIVKDESIAELESFEEWLEKYENFII; translated from the coding sequence ATGGTAACACCCGTCATTGGGGTATCTGAGCTGTATAAACAGCTTGAACTGCTCATACAAACAGATACGCCTGTATTTATTCACGGAAGTCCGGGAATAGGGAAGTCGTACATCGTCAATGAACTCGCCCAAAAGAATGATCTCGGTATTCGCGACATTCGGCTTTCACAACTAGATGCGGTCGATCTCAGAGGTATCCCATCAATTCAAAATGAACAGACAAAATGGATGCCGCCTGTTTTTTTACCCGATGATGAGAACTCGGAGGGGATTTTGTTTTTAGATGAGTTAAACTCGGCACCCCTTTCAGTTCAAGCTGCGATCTATCAGCTCGTACTCGATCGTAAAATTGGGGAGTATGTCTTGCCAAAAGGGTGGAGGATCATCTGTGCGGGGAACAAGATAGACGATAAAGGGATCGTTTTTAAACTTCCGTCCCCTTTGATCAACAGAATGGTACACATTGTTTTAGAAGCGAAATATGATGAGTTTAAAACATGGGGGATTAAAAATAAGATCCATCCATACATCATCGGTTTTTTAGGGTTTCGTCCTGATCTTTTAAGTACACAGATCCCTAGTGCTACAGAAGCAAACCCCGCCTTTGCAACACCTCGTGCCTGGAGTATGCTCTCAAACATTTTGTACGCGGTAAAAGATCTCAGCACGATCAGCTCGATCATTCACGGCACGGTGGGTTACGGTGCGGGGATAGAGTTTATCTCTTTTGTGAAAGTGTATAAAACTCTGCCAAATATAGATGCAATTTTAGCAGGAGAGAGCGAAGATGTTCCAATTGAACCAAGCGCACTTTATGCCTTGTGTGCGGCATTGATCGAAAAGTATCAAATGAGTGAGCATGCAGAGCATATCTTCACTTACGCAAAACAACTCCCTGTTGAGTTTAACGTGATGCTGATCAAAGACCTTATAGTCAAAGATGAGTCCATAGCAGAACTAGAGAGCTTTGAAGAGTGGCTTGAGAAGTATGAAAACTTCATCATATGA
- a CDS encoding vWA domain-containing protein: protein MKTSSYEELFQKVRIHFLFHHPFLSVLALSIPTVFTTNVKSAFETNGTTLEVDLEKLERYSEDELTYLYAHTLLHIVLKHPYRQKTRELKLWNQSCDIVVNNTLATFNDVGKMPEDELFDETLKDKCVEEVYEILYKEQEEENEGSSEEKEDNEAKITPDEKGKLKAHIYDESKQDIQEVADEKTSSGEQEKLNGIIIQALSIAQKNTTQYSGMLVEIDTLIKPEISFYDVLKEYLVTSTFEKESTFSKPNKRFAHLGLYLPGTKKQQEQLEVTVALDSSSSVTMEEYKKFLGIIAEVCEGFYEFKVQILPFDINVKEELIVSFDSFSSLESVDWHIPKSDGGTNFDAVLRYLKTTEIRSNDLLLVLSDGEFEISEALVSQTLFIINEKKNLRKFEQYGRVIEFSV from the coding sequence ATGAAAACTTCATCATATGAGGAGCTTTTTCAAAAAGTTCGCATCCACTTTCTTTTTCATCATCCCTTTTTATCTGTTCTAGCACTCTCAATCCCTACCGTCTTTACCACCAATGTAAAAAGTGCCTTTGAAACAAACGGCACTACTTTGGAAGTTGATCTTGAAAAACTGGAGAGATACAGTGAAGATGAACTGACATATTTGTACGCCCATACACTTTTGCATATAGTACTCAAACACCCCTACAGACAAAAAACAAGAGAGTTAAAACTGTGGAACCAAAGCTGTGACATTGTTGTAAACAATACCCTTGCAACTTTTAATGATGTGGGAAAAATGCCCGAAGATGAGCTCTTTGATGAAACGCTTAAAGACAAATGTGTCGAAGAGGTGTATGAGATCCTCTACAAAGAACAAGAGGAAGAAAATGAAGGCTCAAGCGAAGAGAAAGAGGACAATGAAGCAAAAATAACTCCGGATGAAAAAGGAAAACTCAAAGCGCACATCTACGATGAAAGCAAGCAAGATATTCAAGAGGTGGCGGATGAAAAAACCTCAAGCGGCGAGCAGGAAAAACTAAACGGCATCATTATCCAAGCCCTCTCGATAGCACAAAAAAATACGACACAGTACAGCGGAATGCTTGTTGAAATCGACACGCTCATAAAACCCGAGATCAGCTTTTACGATGTGTTAAAAGAGTACTTGGTTACTTCAACTTTTGAGAAAGAATCAACATTTTCAAAACCAAATAAACGCTTTGCACATTTGGGACTCTACCTCCCCGGAACTAAAAAACAGCAAGAGCAACTTGAAGTAACCGTAGCACTAGACAGCTCTTCAAGTGTGACGATGGAGGAGTATAAAAAATTTTTAGGGATAATCGCTGAGGTATGCGAGGGGTTTTACGAATTCAAAGTGCAGATACTCCCTTTTGACATCAATGTGAAAGAGGAACTGATTGTCAGCTTTGATAGTTTTTCATCACTAGAGAGTGTTGATTGGCATATCCCTAAAAGTGACGGCGGGACAAATTTCGATGCGGTTTTGCGTTACCTCAAAACAACGGAGATTCGCTCAAACGATCTGCTCTTAGTTCTCAGCGACGGAGAGTTTGAGATCAGCGAAGCTTTGGTCTCTCAAACACTCTTTATCATCAACGAAAAAAAGAATCTTCGGAAGTTTGAGCAGTACGGGAGGGTGATAGAGTTTTCGGTATAA
- a CDS encoding PAS domain S-box protein yields MEVTNAQQVEHALHEWVSALDVLDDAIFIHDQEYRILRCNRAYQRLAALSFEEIISQPYFKIFPKLDAPLRSCSKSINNSVSDEHEEDILVEGSLYRSRSHTIFDKTSNYCYSIHVLQDITKEQADEEKLKQNEKFIKAVLNNLPIGIAVNTVSPEVKFNYMNDNFPKLYRTTRDALSNPDDFWKAAYEDTDFREKIKKEVTTDCESGEPSRMRWKDIPITRKGEKTTYISAQNIPLPDMNSTISMVWDVTERKEIEDLLRSEKRFSDKLIESIPDVLFLLDSEGKLERWNEKMETLFGMTPEELKHRDALLFIYEEDRFEIAEKIEETLTVGHSIVETRLITKDGIRYYKFTSKRITTPKGTGIIGIGFDMTKRKKMELQLQRERDFSNKLIDTAPVIVLLLDQTGHIVKYNRYTEELSGYPLEEVQGKEWFSLFLPEATREKTKEVFLEAINDLDSQGNIDTMLTRSGDELHIEWYSKTVKDAEGKTEGLLAIGMDVTEQQKVQERLELFHTLFEHSKDSVEIIEPGTLKLLDVNETNCRELGYSREELLKLSIYDIDPTVTPELSKSIEEKIQKEGSLSFESVHKRRDGSTFPVEISLSLNNNFEHPYLLSIARNITERKEAEEHLKESEEKFRTMTASAQDAILMIDAKGNISYWNEAAERVLGYSADEVMGTNLHNLITPERFMDAHLKGFKEFQRTGQGAAVGKTVELAAIKKDGTEFPIELSLSSILHKDGWGAIGIMRDISERKASEAALNSANRALKTLSAGNLALVHATSEDELLKEVTRVIVERGGYSLAVVDYADDGPDKHLTPVAWHGFSGEEYWLSNLCWKDTGKGILPAGAAVREGVTQIYRDISDPLTCPNWRDAAMERGYVSHISLPLFDGKKPFGALSIYSSQEESFDEEEIHLLEELANDLAYGIGNQRTRAASEKHEELLREGLEQTILAISATVESRDPYTAGHQKRVAELATAIAEEMGLGQDEIEGIRFAAIIHDLGKIHIPAEILAKPGRLSEIEFMLIQTHPQAGYDIIKDVRFPWPIAQYVLQHHEHMDGSGYPQGLKGDEILLGAKIISVADVIEAISSHRPYRSALGIQIALDEVVKGRGTHYDTAVVDACIKLFNKKKFTFNTKSSMHSS; encoded by the coding sequence ATGGAAGTTACAAATGCACAACAAGTTGAACATGCATTGCATGAATGGGTAAGTGCCTTAGATGTTTTGGATGATGCTATTTTCATTCATGACCAAGAGTATCGTATACTTCGCTGTAATCGTGCGTATCAGCGTCTTGCTGCGCTTTCTTTTGAGGAGATTATTTCTCAGCCCTATTTTAAAATTTTCCCAAAATTAGATGCCCCTCTAAGAAGTTGTTCTAAAAGCATAAATAATAGTGTTAGCGATGAGCATGAAGAGGATATTTTGGTCGAGGGTAGCCTATACCGTTCCCGCTCTCACACGATATTTGATAAAACAAGTAACTATTGTTATTCGATCCATGTCCTACAAGATATTACCAAAGAGCAAGCAGATGAAGAGAAGTTAAAACAAAACGAAAAGTTTATTAAGGCCGTACTCAACAATCTTCCCATAGGTATTGCCGTCAATACTGTCTCCCCTGAAGTAAAATTCAATTATATGAACGACAACTTTCCAAAACTTTACCGCACGACACGTGATGCATTAAGTAATCCGGATGATTTTTGGAAGGCCGCATATGAAGATACAGATTTCCGAGAAAAAATCAAAAAAGAGGTGACCACGGATTGTGAAAGCGGTGAGCCATCTCGTATGCGCTGGAAAGATATTCCGATCACTCGTAAAGGGGAAAAGACAACTTATATATCGGCACAAAATATTCCGCTACCAGATATGAACTCAACTATTTCAATGGTATGGGATGTAACAGAGCGTAAGGAGATCGAGGATCTGTTACGCAGTGAAAAACGTTTTTCCGACAAGCTGATTGAAAGTATTCCGGATGTTCTCTTCTTGCTTGACAGTGAAGGGAAACTTGAACGTTGGAATGAAAAAATGGAAACTCTTTTCGGTATGACACCTGAAGAGTTAAAACATCGTGATGCTCTTTTATTTATATATGAAGAGGATCGCTTTGAGATCGCAGAAAAAATTGAAGAAACTCTCACAGTTGGGCATAGCATCGTAGAAACAAGACTCATAACCAAAGATGGAATCCGTTACTATAAATTTACGAGTAAACGGATCACAACGCCTAAGGGCACAGGGATTATCGGCATCGGGTTTGATATGACCAAACGCAAGAAGATGGAACTGCAGTTACAAAGGGAGAGAGACTTTTCAAACAAGCTTATCGACACCGCTCCCGTAATTGTCTTATTGCTTGATCAAACAGGTCACATAGTCAAATACAATCGCTACACGGAGGAGCTCAGCGGTTACCCTCTTGAAGAGGTTCAGGGCAAGGAGTGGTTTTCACTGTTTTTACCCGAAGCGACCCGTGAAAAGACCAAAGAGGTTTTTCTAGAAGCTATTAATGATCTTGATAGCCAAGGAAATATTGACACCATGCTGACACGCTCAGGCGATGAGCTTCACATAGAGTGGTATAGTAAAACAGTTAAAGATGCCGAGGGAAAAACAGAAGGGCTGCTTGCTATCGGTATGGATGTGACCGAACAGCAAAAAGTTCAGGAACGTCTGGAGTTGTTTCATACTCTTTTTGAGCACTCGAAAGACTCTGTTGAGATTATCGAGCCGGGTACGCTCAAACTGCTTGATGTGAATGAAACGAATTGCCGTGAACTTGGTTACAGTCGTGAGGAACTTCTTAAACTGAGTATTTATGATATAGACCCTACAGTGACACCAGAGCTTAGTAAGTCTATTGAAGAGAAGATACAAAAGGAAGGAAGTCTGAGTTTTGAAAGTGTTCATAAGCGCCGTGATGGAAGCACGTTTCCAGTGGAAATTTCGCTATCGCTTAATAACAACTTTGAACACCCTTATTTATTGTCAATTGCTCGTAATATCACCGAACGCAAGGAAGCGGAGGAGCATCTTAAAGAGAGTGAAGAAAAATTCCGTACAATGACTGCTTCCGCACAAGATGCGATCTTGATGATAGATGCAAAAGGAAATATCTCCTACTGGAATGAAGCAGCGGAAAGAGTCCTTGGTTATTCGGCTGATGAAGTTATGGGGACTAACCTTCATAATTTGATCACTCCAGAACGTTTTATGGATGCTCATCTCAAAGGGTTTAAAGAGTTTCAGCGTACGGGTCAGGGTGCTGCTGTTGGAAAGACTGTTGAACTTGCAGCTATAAAAAAAGACGGTACGGAGTTTCCTATTGAACTCTCTTTGTCCTCAATACTTCATAAAGATGGATGGGGTGCTATAGGGATCATGCGTGACATAAGTGAGCGTAAAGCATCTGAAGCTGCACTAAACAGCGCAAATCGAGCGCTTAAAACCCTTTCTGCCGGGAACTTGGCACTTGTACATGCAACCAGCGAAGATGAGTTGCTTAAAGAGGTAACGAGAGTGATCGTTGAAAGGGGCGGTTATAGCCTTGCCGTCGTCGATTATGCAGACGATGGTCCGGATAAACATCTCACTCCTGTCGCTTGGCATGGTTTTAGCGGGGAAGAGTATTGGTTAAGTAACTTATGTTGGAAGGATACGGGAAAAGGTATTCTCCCTGCCGGAGCAGCTGTTCGTGAAGGAGTGACACAGATCTACAGAGATATCTCAGATCCTCTTACTTGTCCTAACTGGCGGGATGCTGCAATGGAACGCGGATATGTTTCACACATCTCTCTGCCGCTTTTTGATGGAAAAAAGCCTTTTGGAGCACTTAGTATCTACTCATCTCAAGAGGAGTCTTTTGACGAAGAAGAGATCCATTTACTTGAAGAGTTGGCAAATGATCTGGCTTACGGTATTGGAAATCAGCGTACGCGTGCTGCTAGTGAAAAGCATGAAGAACTTTTACGAGAAGGCTTGGAGCAAACAATTTTGGCGATTTCGGCGACGGTAGAATCGCGCGACCCATATACTGCGGGTCATCAAAAACGTGTTGCTGAACTGGCAACGGCTATTGCTGAGGAGATGGGGCTTGGTCAAGATGAGATAGAGGGGATTAGGTTTGCGGCTATCATTCACGATCTTGGTAAGATCCACATCCCTGCGGAGATTCTTGCTAAACCGGGACGTTTGAGTGAAATTGAATTTATGTTGATTCAGACACATCCGCAGGCCGGTTATGACATCATCAAGGATGTTCGTTTCCCTTGGCCAATTGCACAGTATGTTCTTCAACATCATGAACATATGGATGGCTCTGGATATCCTCAGGGGCTTAAAGGTGATGAGATCTTGTTAGGTGCAAAGATAATTTCCGTCGCAGACGTGATCGAAGCTATATCTTCACACCGTCCTTACCGCTCGGCATTGGGAATACAAATAGCTCTTGATGAGGTTGTAAAAGGTAGGGGGACACACTATGACACTGCAGTGGTAGATGCTTGCATAAAACTTTTTAATAAAAAGAAATTTACATTTAACACTAAGTCAAGTATGCACTCTTCTTGA
- a CDS encoding AAA family ATPase, which yields MNPQSAKRAIAHLVDRKVPMFVWGPPGIGKSSIVKQIANEKELEYIDLRLSLLDPTDLRGIPFFDAKNDKAVWAPASFLPTDENSSGILFLDELNTAAPMVQASAYQLILDRKVGEYSLPDGWAIVAAGNRESDRGVVFRMAAPLANRFIHLDMESNVEDWKNWALSSNLRGSIIAFISYRPDALFTFGANAEAKAFATPRTWEYVNEILESEPEDDLLLAMLSGAIGEDLAASFLGFLSVEKSLPDIEAILSGESSEVPEEASALHILATALTMRIDEDTRSKELNNLLAYTLNLPAEFAIMIVQDLRGRNIELDYLSNWALWSKNFTKILHK from the coding sequence ATGAATCCACAAAGTGCCAAAAGAGCTATTGCCCATCTTGTTGATCGAAAGGTACCTATGTTTGTATGGGGGCCGCCGGGGATCGGGAAGTCTTCGATCGTAAAACAGATTGCAAATGAAAAAGAGTTGGAGTACATCGACCTTCGTTTGTCACTGCTCGATCCGACAGATTTACGCGGTATCCCTTTTTTCGATGCGAAAAACGACAAAGCTGTTTGGGCTCCCGCATCGTTCTTGCCGACAGATGAAAATTCCTCGGGAATCTTGTTTTTAGATGAGCTAAATACGGCAGCCCCTATGGTTCAGGCTTCTGCATATCAGCTGATCCTCGATCGTAAAGTTGGGGAGTACTCACTTCCTGATGGTTGGGCGATCGTAGCGGCGGGAAACCGTGAGAGCGATCGCGGTGTTGTGTTTCGTATGGCGGCACCACTTGCAAACCGTTTTATACACCTAGATATGGAGTCCAACGTAGAGGACTGGAAAAACTGGGCGCTCTCATCAAACCTAAGAGGTTCCATCATCGCATTTATCTCTTACAGACCCGATGCGCTTTTTACGTTCGGGGCAAATGCCGAAGCAAAAGCGTTTGCAACTCCGAGAACTTGGGAATATGTAAATGAGATCTTAGAAAGTGAGCCGGAAGATGACCTGCTTTTAGCGATGCTTAGCGGTGCGATTGGTGAAGATCTGGCGGCTTCGTTTTTAGGATTTTTATCGGTTGAGAAATCTCTGCCCGATATTGAAGCTATCTTATCGGGTGAATCTAGTGAAGTACCCGAGGAAGCTTCAGCTCTGCACATCTTAGCTACGGCACTTACGATGCGCATAGATGAAGATACACGCTCAAAAGAGTTAAACAATCTTCTTGCATATACCCTAAATCTCCCTGCCGAGTTTGCGATCATGATCGTTCAAGATCTGCGCGGTCGTAACATAGAACTCGATTACCTGAGTAACTGGGCGCTGTGGAGTAAAAATTTTACAAAGATACTGCATAAATGA
- a CDS encoding vWA domain-containing protein — MSAEELLTKAKSQLINKHPYFGMLASRLKHEQSEKVDHYASNGVRFLYNAAFVEECSIEELQFILTNAVMHHVLAHKQRKLRRRGALWQLATDYAINNMLVKNKFKLPKGVNYDKAFKNMYAEEIYEELKNQLIADGVSLYDDADILDEITAGKNEFSFFSRIKRIEKNPSEKDEDEWDYAATLAKEVAQKKSLMPSGFERFAKKMVANDIDWRFELYNAINRHMRNNYAFMPPNKKHLYRGVALPSLASDTLSLIVAIDTSGSINESLLGVFKSEFESIMQNFPSIRIELLIVDAKVHHHYTFVGAEELDFKLTGGGGTDYRVVFDYVEQNLPMSTMLLYFTDGEGIFPRIPPSYEVLWALSQNKNKIPFGRKLLILG, encoded by the coding sequence ATGAGTGCCGAAGAACTCCTTACAAAAGCAAAAAGCCAGTTAATAAACAAACATCCGTACTTTGGGATGTTGGCTTCTCGGTTAAAGCATGAACAAAGTGAGAAAGTAGACCACTATGCAAGTAACGGAGTTCGGTTTCTATACAATGCGGCGTTTGTTGAAGAGTGCTCCATTGAGGAGTTGCAGTTTATTTTGACAAATGCGGTGATGCACCATGTGTTAGCACACAAACAAAGAAAGCTTAGACGCCGTGGGGCACTTTGGCAGCTTGCTACCGATTATGCGATCAACAATATGCTCGTAAAAAACAAGTTTAAACTCCCAAAAGGTGTTAACTACGATAAAGCATTTAAAAATATGTACGCCGAGGAGATCTACGAGGAGCTGAAAAATCAACTGATCGCCGATGGGGTGAGTCTGTATGATGATGCAGATATTCTTGACGAGATTACAGCAGGGAAAAACGAGTTCTCTTTTTTTAGCAGAATAAAGCGTATAGAGAAAAACCCAAGTGAAAAAGATGAAGATGAGTGGGACTATGCGGCAACTTTGGCAAAGGAAGTTGCGCAGAAAAAATCACTCATGCCCTCAGGGTTTGAGCGTTTTGCAAAAAAGATGGTGGCAAACGACATAGACTGGAGGTTTGAGCTTTACAATGCTATCAACCGACATATGAGAAACAACTACGCTTTTATGCCCCCAAACAAAAAACATCTTTACCGCGGAGTGGCATTGCCGTCGTTAGCGAGTGATACTCTCTCACTCATTGTTGCGATCGATACATCAGGCTCGATCAACGAGTCTCTTTTAGGAGTATTCAAATCGGAGTTTGAATCTATTATGCAAAACTTCCCTTCGATCAGAATAGAGCTTTTGATAGTTGATGCAAAAGTGCATCATCATTACACTTTTGTAGGTGCTGAGGAGTTGGACTTTAAACTTACAGGGGGTGGGGGAACCGACTACCGTGTAGTGTTTGACTATGTGGAGCAGAACCTGCCGATGAGTACGATGCTTCTTTACTTTACGGACGGGGAGGGGATATTTCCCCGTATACCGCCGTCGTATGAAGTTCTATGGGCACTCTCTCAAAATAAAAACAAGATCCCTTTTGGAAGAAAACTTTTAATACTAGGATAG
- a CDS encoding MarR family winged helix-turn-helix transcriptional regulator yields the protein MKLKIKSYGEHQDKVLKTVFQLHRTQNKLASYEAKFFLEHGLTYNQFKVLEVLYHRGDLSIGEITKLTLSTPGNITVVVKNLKRDGWISSIKNEKDKRSTLLSIEQKGVDIIEGVFPQHIQNLEKKMSVLNDEELDTLCKLLRKVQKNDLKDQ from the coding sequence ATGAAATTAAAAATTAAATCATATGGAGAACATCAAGACAAAGTTCTCAAAACTGTTTTTCAGTTACATCGTACACAAAACAAACTGGCTTCTTATGAAGCGAAGTTTTTTTTAGAACACGGTCTTACGTACAATCAGTTTAAAGTTTTAGAAGTTCTGTATCATCGTGGTGATCTCTCAATCGGGGAGATTACAAAGCTAACACTCTCTACACCGGGAAATATTACCGTTGTAGTGAAAAACCTCAAGCGTGATGGTTGGATCAGTTCTATTAAAAATGAAAAAGATAAAAGAAGTACTCTTTTGTCTATTGAACAAAAAGGGGTAGATATTATAGAAGGTGTATTTCCCCAACATATTCAAAATCTTGAAAAAAAGATGAGTGTTTTGAATGATGAAGAGTTAGACACCCTCTGTAAACTCCTGAGAAAAGTTCAAAAAAATGATTTAAAGGATCAATGA
- a CDS encoding YceI family protein, producing the protein MKKLFAAFVVAVLGTSVLFGATFKVDPVHTNVIFKVKHMMISNVTGKFEKFDGSFEVKDNKVTALQGVIEAASLNTDKKERDEHLRSADFFDVAKYPKITFVLENVVGDKAYGKLTIKDVTKNVVLDYEFGGVLKDPWGQTRSGMTLEGKINRKDFGLKWNKVLETGGVLVGDTVKMEVSIEGTLEK; encoded by the coding sequence ATGAAAAAGTTATTTGCAGCTTTTGTAGTAGCAGTGTTAGGTACAAGTGTTTTATTTGGTGCGACGTTTAAAGTAGACCCGGTTCATACAAACGTAATCTTTAAAGTAAAACATATGATGATCAGCAATGTAACGGGAAAATTTGAAAAATTTGACGGTTCATTCGAAGTTAAAGATAATAAAGTGACGGCTCTGCAAGGTGTGATCGAAGCGGCATCTTTAAATACTGACAAAAAAGAGAGAGATGAACACTTGCGTTCAGCCGACTTTTTTGATGTGGCAAAATATCCGAAAATCACTTTTGTTCTAGAAAACGTAGTAGGGGACAAAGCGTATGGAAAACTTACTATTAAAGATGTAACAAAAAATGTCGTACTTGATTACGAGTTTGGAGGAGTGTTAAAAGATCCTTGGGGACAAACAAGATCAGGAATGACACTCGAAGGTAAAATCAATAGAAAAGATTTTGGTTTAAAATGGAACAAAGTCTTAGAAACAGGCGGTGTCCTTGTAGGCGATACAGTTAAAATGGAAGTGAGTATCGAAGGAACTTTAGAAAAATAA
- a CDS encoding pirin family protein — protein sequence MLNKIAKEELFFSDKGWLQSRFHFSFAEYINHDNRNFGVLRVLNDDVIKPQSGFDMHPHRDMEIVTYVTEGEITHKDSMGNEESLKAGEVQYMSAGSGVFHAEYNNHPSQDLKLLQIWILPPKHNLPTLYGSHRFVKEERENKLLHIVSSENSDAQIKLHQDVNIYVSELEAGKTLNFDLGVDRQVYFVVIKGELTLNALELSAHDACECVDETSLEIKALSDTHFLFIEMAKG from the coding sequence ATGCTTAACAAAATAGCTAAAGAGGAACTGTTCTTCTCAGACAAAGGTTGGCTGCAAAGCAGGTTTCATTTCTCCTTTGCAGAGTACATCAACCATGACAACAGAAACTTCGGAGTTTTGCGTGTCCTCAATGATGACGTGATCAAGCCACAAAGCGGTTTCGATATGCATCCCCATCGTGATATGGAGATAGTTACCTATGTTACCGAAGGGGAGATAACACATAAAGACTCAATGGGAAACGAAGAGAGCTTAAAAGCGGGTGAGGTGCAGTACATGAGTGCGGGAAGCGGAGTGTTTCATGCCGAGTATAACAATCACCCGAGTCAAGATCTAAAACTTTTACAGATTTGGATCTTGCCTCCAAAGCATAACTTGCCAACACTCTACGGTTCCCATAGATTTGTGAAAGAGGAGAGAGAAAATAAACTCCTGCATATAGTCTCTTCGGAAAATTCAGATGCACAAATAAAACTGCATCAGGATGTAAATATTTATGTCAGTGAACTAGAGGCGGGTAAAACACTCAACTTTGATCTTGGAGTTGATCGTCAGGTCTACTTTGTTGTGATCAAAGGAGAGTTGACTTTAAATGCTTTAGAGTTGAGTGCCCATGATGCTTGTGAATGTGTAGATGAAACTTCGCTTGAGATCAAAGCACTCAGTGATACACACTTTTTATTTATTGAGATGGCAAAAGGGTAG
- a CDS encoding SagB family peptide dehydrogenase, which yields MPLFHQQTKHSYISIRKNANFLDWRSQPSNTKTYPHFYQRFEIEDYDELKDLSLIGGITFEKNYPDGAYHLRSVPSAGGLFPCEVYIQIRSVKGLLDGIYHYEPKSASLTLLQEIERDGVEESFKQQQKQKGFIFLISSVYFRSSWKYNNRAIRYVLLDAGHQLGAIYAALSVMGRESEFVFDFDKLALNEMFGFRADEFFTCGVISGEKTEQSVKRLRQNLPFVSGCDYLETNEFIEIAYKESAEYKEESFTPDPFFINIPKEQLRQAIVKRRSIRAFRSLELEKEELFTIVDGVFSFAKQHGIEIFYTTHFVKNLTEGLYKNTELLQEGDFKEKSRYLALEQNLGGTSGMTFYFTSNEVEKYQKVNILSGFLAQIIYLRSELLGIGCSGIGAYYDDECKEFLQTKNNILYMLAIGR from the coding sequence ATGCCTCTTTTTCATCAACAAACGAAACACTCTTACATAAGCATACGCAAAAATGCCAACTTTTTAGATTGGCGGAGCCAACCCTCTAACACAAAAACTTATCCCCATTTTTATCAACGTTTTGAGATCGAAGACTATGATGAACTCAAAGATCTAAGTCTCATAGGCGGCATCACTTTTGAGAAAAACTATCCAGACGGAGCATACCATCTTCGAAGTGTGCCGAGTGCAGGAGGACTTTTCCCTTGTGAAGTGTATATACAGATACGTTCAGTAAAAGGGCTGCTTGACGGGATATATCACTATGAACCAAAAAGCGCCTCACTAACTCTTTTGCAAGAGATAGAACGTGACGGTGTAGAGGAGAGTTTTAAACAGCAGCAAAAACAAAAAGGTTTTATCTTCTTAATTTCAAGTGTATATTTTAGAAGTTCGTGGAAGTATAACAACAGAGCGATCCGTTATGTACTTTTAGATGCGGGACATCAACTTGGAGCTATCTACGCTGCATTATCGGTAATGGGCAGAGAGAGTGAATTTGTTTTTGATTTTGACAAACTCGCTTTAAACGAGATGTTTGGTTTTAGAGCTGATGAGTTTTTTACCTGTGGAGTGATAAGCGGTGAAAAAACAGAGCAGAGCGTAAAGAGGTTACGACAAAACCTGCCGTTTGTCAGCGGATGTGATTATCTGGAAACAAACGAGTTTATAGAAATTGCCTACAAAGAGAGTGCAGAGTATAAAGAAGAGAGTTTTACCCCTGACCCTTTTTTTATAAATATCCCAAAAGAGCAATTACGTCAGGCGATCGTAAAGCGTAGATCGATTCGTGCATTTCGTTCTTTGGAGCTGGAAAAAGAGGAGCTTTTTACTATTGTTGATGGTGTTTTCTCTTTTGCAAAGCAACACGGCATCGAGATATTTTACACAACCCATTTTGTAAAAAATCTTACAGAGGGACTCTATAAAAATACAGAATTGTTACAAGAGGGGGATTTTAAAGAGAAATCCAGATACCTAGCGCTGGAGCAAAACCTAGGCGGTACAAGCGGTATGACATTTTACTTTACCTCAAATGAAGTGGAGAAATACCAAAAAGTAAATATACTCAGTGGTTTTCTTGCACAGATTATCTACCTGCGCTCGGAGCTTTTAGGGATAGGATGCAGCGGAATCGGTGCATATTATGATGATGAGTGTAAAGAGTTTTTGCAGACGAAAAACAATATTTTATATATGCTGGCGATTGGTCGCTAG